The following are encoded in a window of Longibacter salinarum genomic DNA:
- a CDS encoding cold-shock protein: MTTQYSTVKWFDAKKGYGFINHPEGGNDVFIHYSQIDSDDDFKTLRTGQSVQFEMNDGPKGLHAVNVRALEEDDTSTSQPSPSSELDTETSDIEPVQPEEHLEAQPSLDAPTEKNAPDEGTSPTL; this comes from the coding sequence ATGACGACTCAGTATAGTACGGTGAAGTGGTTTGACGCCAAGAAAGGCTACGGCTTCATCAACCATCCGGAAGGAGGCAACGACGTATTCATTCACTACTCGCAGATCGATTCAGACGATGACTTCAAGACCCTCCGAACGGGTCAGTCCGTCCAGTTCGAGATGAACGACGGACCGAAGGGATTGCACGCTGTGAACGTGCGTGCACTAGAGGAGGACGACACGTCCACATCGCAGCCGTCTCCCTCATCCGAGCTCGACACAGAAACGAGCGACATCGAACCCGTCCAGCCGGAAGAACATCTCGAGGCACAGCCCAGCCTGGACGCACCAACCGAGAAGAACGCCCCGGATGAAGGAACCTCGCCAACTCTCTGA
- the metF gene encoding methylenetetrahydrofolate reductase [NAD(P)H] produces the protein MKVIEHLERANNPLISYEIIPPKRGGSAEQMLGVVEELMPYEPPFIDVTSHSAEVSYKQMPDGAWQRCVKRKRPGTLGLCAAIEARFGIDTVPHLLCRGFTREETEDALIELNYLGIDNVLAIRGDDKGYDKQIPNERSQNEYAVDLVRQVRAMNHGEYLEDLMEAAPTDFCIGVGGYPEKHFEAPNLAWDIMHLKKKVDAGAHYVVTQMFFDNEKYFDFVDRCREVGIDVPIIPGIKIITNKRHLRSLPRYFHTEIPEDLAAEVEAADPEHVDDVGVEWALRQTEELMSAGVPCAHFYIMSSAKTVKRIVEPLREMA, from the coding sequence ATGAAAGTCATAGAGCATCTTGAGCGAGCGAATAATCCCCTGATCTCCTATGAGATCATTCCCCCAAAGCGTGGAGGCTCGGCTGAGCAAATGCTAGGCGTCGTGGAGGAGCTGATGCCGTACGAACCTCCATTTATTGACGTTACCAGTCACTCCGCCGAAGTGTCCTACAAACAGATGCCGGATGGGGCGTGGCAGCGGTGTGTGAAGCGGAAACGTCCGGGCACGCTCGGGTTGTGCGCTGCGATCGAAGCGCGTTTCGGGATTGATACGGTCCCACACCTCCTCTGCCGGGGCTTTACGCGAGAAGAAACCGAGGACGCACTCATCGAGCTGAACTACCTCGGGATCGACAATGTGCTCGCCATACGAGGCGACGACAAAGGATACGATAAGCAGATTCCGAATGAACGTTCGCAGAACGAATATGCGGTGGACCTCGTGCGCCAGGTTCGAGCGATGAACCACGGGGAATATCTGGAGGACCTGATGGAGGCGGCACCAACCGACTTCTGCATTGGGGTTGGCGGATACCCGGAAAAGCATTTTGAGGCGCCCAACTTGGCCTGGGACATCATGCACCTGAAGAAAAAGGTGGATGCCGGTGCCCATTATGTCGTGACGCAGATGTTTTTTGATAATGAGAAGTACTTCGACTTTGTGGACCGGTGCCGAGAGGTGGGAATCGACGTTCCAATTATTCCTGGAATCAAGATTATCACCAACAAGCGGCACCTTCGGTCGCTCCCGCGCTACTTCCATACAGAGATTCCGGAAGACCTTGCGGCGGAAGTTGAGGCTGCTGATCCGGAGCATGTTGATGATGTTGGCGTGGAGTGGGCTCTTCGCCAGACCGAGGAACTCATGAGTGCAGGCGTCCCGTGTGCCCACTTTTATATCATGTCAAGTGCCAAAACGGTGAAACGGATCGTGGAGCCTCTCCGCGAGATGGCGTAA
- a CDS encoding cytochrome c oxidase subunit 3 family protein codes for MATDTTTETPAAPAQTEVDHHHEEHLSHLQHHFVSSEQQFDSAKLGMWLFLITEVLLFSGMFVAYAVFRQWHPETFSVASQTLDWHLGGLNTVVLLASSFTIALAIHYIQKGETMRSFWLQITTISLAGVFLVIKYFEYTAKFEHGVFPGAMFDPHGTAHGVDYGALASYAYAPQFFSIYFVMTGIHGFHVVVGMILIGWIASRTYRGHFNSEYYTHIELSGLYWHLVDLVWIFLFPLLYLV; via the coding sequence ATGGCAACGGATACCACGACCGAAACGCCGGCCGCTCCGGCACAGACGGAGGTGGATCATCACCACGAGGAGCACCTCTCTCACCTGCAACACCACTTTGTTTCGTCGGAGCAGCAGTTTGACTCCGCGAAGCTCGGCATGTGGCTGTTTCTCATCACGGAGGTCCTGCTCTTCAGCGGCATGTTCGTCGCGTATGCCGTCTTCCGCCAGTGGCACCCGGAAACCTTCAGTGTGGCCAGCCAAACGCTTGACTGGCACTTGGGTGGACTCAACACGGTCGTCCTGCTGGCGTCGTCGTTTACGATCGCTCTGGCGATCCACTACATCCAGAAAGGGGAGACCATGCGATCTTTCTGGCTCCAAATAACGACGATCTCACTTGCCGGCGTCTTCCTCGTAATCAAGTACTTCGAGTACACGGCCAAATTCGAACACGGCGTCTTTCCCGGCGCCATGTTTGACCCTCATGGCACGGCGCACGGCGTCGACTACGGAGCGCTTGCAAGCTATGCCTACGCCCCGCAGTTCTTCAGCATTTACTTCGTCATGACGGGCATCCACGGATTCCACGTCGTCGTGGGAATGATCCTGATCGGCTGGATTGCGAGCCGGACGTACCGCGGACACTTCAATAGCGAGTACTACACGCATATCGAACTGTCTGGCCTGTACTGGCACCTGGTCGACCTGGTCTGGATTTTCCTTTTCCCGCTCCTCTACCTCGTGTAG
- a CDS encoding 5'-methylthioadenosine nucleosidase has product MTGLVFTTAEEADDILSSLDGIRPDNLMEGDILSLGDVVLGVLGVGKIKATLNTERLLRDHSVARLIHVGTCTALSDNYDVGTLLAGSFVLEGDRVHLDAPSYPRMPLDCPFETDAECTIVTQDHDIGDDEEHSYWQRIADVNDTSSYALAYVAAQRGIPCHIVKVVASQMGVDSDSFLRDRQKAHERLSSFLSSQILAEA; this is encoded by the coding sequence ATGACAGGATTAGTGTTTACAACGGCGGAAGAAGCGGACGACATTTTGTCCTCTCTGGACGGAATACGTCCCGACAATCTTATGGAAGGCGATATTCTCTCCCTCGGTGACGTAGTCCTCGGCGTTCTTGGCGTAGGTAAAATCAAAGCTACGCTCAATACAGAGCGCCTCTTGCGCGATCATTCTGTCGCCCGTCTCATCCACGTAGGTACATGCACGGCGCTTTCTGACAACTACGATGTCGGGACACTCCTCGCGGGGTCGTTCGTGCTCGAAGGCGACCGAGTTCACCTCGATGCCCCGAGCTACCCTCGAATGCCGTTAGATTGCCCGTTCGAAACGGATGCGGAATGTACGATTGTCACGCAGGACCATGACATCGGTGATGACGAAGAGCACAGCTATTGGCAACGGATCGCGGATGTCAACGACACGTCGAGCTACGCACTCGCTTATGTAGCCGCGCAGCGCGGAATCCCCTGCCATATCGTTAAGGTCGTTGCGAGTCAGATGGGCGTAGACAGCGACTCGTTTCTTCGGGATCGACAGAAGGCTCACGAGCGGCTCAGTTCGTTTCTTTCCTCCCAGATCCTTGCCGAGGCCTGA
- the rsmI gene encoding 16S rRNA (cytidine(1402)-2'-O)-methyltransferase → MLYLVPTPIGNLEDVTIRAIRVLRESDLIACEDTRTSGVFLSKYGIDTPTTSYHDHNEREKAPQLVKRMRAGHQIALITDAGAPGISDPGFFLVRAAHRAGVDIQALPGPTAFVPALTASALPCDRFVFEGFLPKKKGRQTRIKTIASEPRTVVFYESPHRLLRTLDDLIEQCGPERPVAVARELTKTYEEIERGTLREVHSYFAGYEKVRGEIVIVLGGADA, encoded by the coding sequence GTGCTTTACCTCGTACCCACCCCCATTGGCAATCTAGAAGACGTCACGATCCGAGCCATTCGGGTACTACGTGAGTCCGACCTGATTGCGTGCGAAGATACGCGCACCTCCGGTGTGTTCCTCTCGAAGTACGGCATCGATACGCCAACGACATCGTACCACGACCACAATGAACGAGAGAAAGCCCCGCAGTTGGTGAAGCGAATGCGGGCCGGTCATCAGATCGCATTGATCACCGACGCCGGGGCACCGGGCATATCGGATCCCGGTTTTTTCCTCGTCCGCGCGGCACACCGGGCCGGCGTTGACATCCAGGCTCTCCCCGGCCCCACCGCCTTTGTCCCCGCGCTGACGGCAAGTGCCCTGCCCTGCGACCGCTTCGTGTTTGAAGGCTTTCTACCAAAGAAGAAAGGGCGCCAGACCCGAATCAAGACCATCGCGAGCGAACCTCGTACCGTCGTCTTCTACGAATCGCCGCATCGCCTCCTCCGCACCCTCGACGATCTGATCGAACAATGCGGTCCAGAGCGCCCCGTCGCCGTTGCACGTGAGTTGACGAAGACCTACGAAGAAATTGAACGTGGAACGCTACGAGAGGTGCACTCGTATTTTGCCGGGTATGAAAAAGTCAGAGGGGAGATCGTCATTGTCCTCGGCGGAGCGGACGCGTAG
- the hpf gene encoding ribosome hibernation-promoting factor, HPF/YfiA family: MNTQITVRHVDVTDHVKEYAEKRAEKLERFYDGIVSTHIILGEDNSPAQDKQVEINIDVYQKRLTAENSASTYEQAINSCVDQLRRQLEKYKSQLRSKKRDAH; this comes from the coding sequence ATGAACACGCAGATCACGGTTCGGCACGTTGACGTTACGGACCACGTGAAAGAGTACGCTGAAAAACGTGCCGAGAAGCTGGAACGCTTTTACGACGGGATCGTGAGCACCCACATCATCCTTGGTGAGGACAATTCGCCCGCCCAGGACAAACAGGTGGAAATCAACATCGATGTCTATCAAAAGCGCCTGACGGCCGAGAATTCGGCCTCGACCTATGAGCAGGCCATCAACAGCTGCGTGGACCAACTGAGGCGCCAGCTCGAGAAGTATAAGTCTCAGCTTCGAAGTAAAAAGCGCGACGCGCACTAG
- a CDS encoding LptF/LptG family permease, translated as MKRLHWIILRRLPGPFLGWLGTLMFLLVMQFLIRWLPEIAGKGIPMTVILELIVYNLAYMVVLAVPMSVLLAALMTFGGLAESQYYAVIKSTGISFAQLVWPTLVVGLLVTGGMMYFNNVMLPEANHRASVLWKDIRTKRPGFDLQPGVFYNGVDDYSILIGDRPEGTNKLYNITIYDYTEGRSEQAVIKAAHGRLQPSRDGTSITLLLYDGEMHRPRPGTGGRTSKYERLSFARHSLRLDLSDFVFQRSDDGSRRSDRTMPTATMIDVVDSLKVERDSQLVDLQSNLVGYVHLDSESPRNDLPQLVHPDSTSGGSALDTIPVPTPYAGLHGLAVSQQHAVAGKALQEARSAQSVARSAARTLGWKTKRIQRYRVEIYKKFSIAIACLIFMFIGAPLGLSIRRGGLATIGGIALGIFMFYWVTLVQGEKLADRGLLEPWVGMWIANAIMIVVGLWLVMYVILDLRATPPLRSRLWMWLKSLVGRS; from the coding sequence GTGAAGCGCCTACACTGGATCATTCTGCGCCGCCTGCCGGGCCCGTTCCTGGGCTGGCTGGGCACGCTCATGTTCCTGTTGGTCATGCAATTCCTGATTCGCTGGCTACCAGAGATCGCCGGGAAGGGCATACCGATGACGGTCATCCTTGAGTTGATCGTCTACAACCTCGCGTACATGGTCGTGCTGGCGGTGCCGATGTCGGTTCTTCTGGCAGCACTCATGACGTTTGGCGGACTGGCTGAATCGCAGTACTATGCCGTCATCAAGAGTACGGGCATCTCGTTCGCTCAACTCGTCTGGCCTACCCTCGTCGTCGGACTGCTCGTGACGGGCGGGATGATGTATTTCAACAACGTGATGCTACCGGAGGCCAATCATCGGGCGAGCGTGCTGTGGAAGGACATTCGTACAAAACGTCCTGGATTCGACCTTCAACCCGGCGTCTTCTACAACGGAGTCGACGACTACAGCATTCTGATTGGCGACCGTCCCGAGGGTACGAATAAGCTGTACAACATCACGATCTACGACTACACGGAGGGGCGAAGCGAACAGGCCGTAATCAAGGCTGCACACGGACGGCTTCAGCCGAGCCGCGACGGCACCAGCATCACACTGTTGCTCTACGACGGCGAGATGCATCGCCCTCGACCGGGTACCGGGGGGCGAACATCCAAGTACGAACGCCTCTCCTTCGCGCGTCACTCGCTGCGCCTCGACCTGTCGGACTTCGTATTCCAGCGTTCGGACGACGGCAGTCGCCGATCTGACCGCACCATGCCGACTGCAACGATGATTGATGTGGTCGACTCCTTGAAGGTGGAGCGAGACTCGCAACTTGTAGACCTCCAGTCCAACCTCGTCGGATACGTCCATCTTGATTCCGAATCGCCGCGCAACGACCTACCCCAACTGGTCCATCCGGACTCCACGAGCGGTGGTTCGGCCCTCGACACGATTCCCGTCCCGACGCCGTACGCCGGCCTTCACGGATTAGCCGTGTCGCAACAGCATGCCGTCGCTGGTAAAGCGCTGCAGGAAGCGCGATCCGCTCAGTCCGTTGCACGAAGTGCAGCACGTACGCTCGGCTGGAAGACCAAACGTATTCAGCGCTATCGTGTCGAGATCTACAAAAAGTTTTCGATCGCGATCGCGTGCCTCATTTTTATGTTTATCGGTGCCCCCCTCGGGCTCAGCATCCGACGCGGCGGACTGGCAACGATCGGAGGCATCGCCCTGGGGATCTTCATGTTCTACTGGGTCACACTCGTCCAGGGTGAGAAACTCGCCGACCGTGGCCTGCTCGAACCGTGGGTTGGTATGTGGATCGCCAACGCCATCATGATCGTCGTCGGATTGTGGCTCGTGATGTATGTGATCCTCGACCTTCGCGCCACGCCTCCCCTGCGAAGCCGTCTGTGGATGTGGCTGAAGTCCCTCGTCGGACGCTCCTGA
- a CDS encoding glycosyltransferase family 117 protein, translating into MNWKWTDRIAAGFVFVWALVLYSLTVAPTTSFWDAGEFIASVYKLQVMHPPGAPFYMLMGRFFSMFVPTDYVALAVNMISVLSSAGTVLLTHLIILRLVRRWHGAPSTWSPEQRVVGLGSGIIGALAFAASDTFWFNAVEAEVYALSMFFTALVVYLAMRWSDEAAAEERLLAGGRHPFGLSANRYLVLIAYFFGLAIGVHLLNLLAFFFVALIIFFTEYDQPEWDSGKRLKMILVTGVVASIVFFTIYPGVILYVPKFIGAVGSPLIAVFLLVALVLGGLYVTHKRQMQVANIALLCLTVILVGYSSYALIFIRSATEPNIDLNDPDTPERFVSYLEREQYGSTPLLKGMTYDDESGVVPREGEASPEWFPRRHSISQSHWRVYDRYDSDWEFFWEYQVGHMYVRYFLWNFAGRQSDVQDAPAVTGISFVDPPDTQLRQTPSEKASHNVYFALPLLLGLFGAFYHASRDWRRAFSVFTLFLVTGIGIIIYLNQSPNQPRERDYAYVASFFAFSLWIGIGAGGMLELAYDAIRSSLKSMQRTSVMTGVAALIFAAVPLWMTAENYDDHDRSGNFVARDYAYNMLNSVAENGVLFTNGDNDTYPLWYMQEVEGIRTDVRVANLSLLNTDWYVKQMKNEQAYKSEPLPISMSEQQINNLRPTRFEPRRVQIPVQADAADQFSDVYLAERTTDSLSIQRPMSWRLEGRAYGRDVRVLQVADLVAYNMIRTAAEDGWNRPIYFATTVARDGTLNLDPFFQLEGQANRVVPIRSDAAIGRAVPGLTEERMNAFRFTNLSDPDLYLNENARRMIDGYRISFSQAGEQLARQGYPDRARNLLGTFLDQVPFSTVAGDIQTFVLMARALEVAGDMDRTIRVMQESEPVVLHEVRQGSRRSMTYALQYAGSIRGAYRDAGMEEALASFDSELEQALSDANVALSDRQRQMLGLAGSGDTNGMPPEMLQPEGAQPNVAPPTENQNGGGGRP; encoded by the coding sequence ATGAACTGGAAGTGGACTGATCGTATCGCCGCCGGCTTCGTCTTCGTGTGGGCCCTGGTGCTTTACTCGCTGACGGTTGCCCCGACGACCTCGTTCTGGGACGCCGGTGAGTTTATCGCCAGCGTGTACAAGCTCCAGGTGATGCACCCTCCCGGGGCTCCATTTTACATGCTCATGGGGCGGTTCTTCTCCATGTTCGTCCCCACCGATTACGTCGCCCTGGCGGTCAACATGATCTCCGTACTCTCAAGTGCGGGTACCGTCTTATTGACCCATCTGATCATTCTCCGACTGGTTCGACGGTGGCATGGCGCGCCGTCGACATGGTCGCCCGAACAACGCGTCGTCGGACTCGGGAGCGGCATTATCGGAGCCCTCGCCTTCGCAGCAAGTGACACCTTCTGGTTCAACGCGGTCGAAGCCGAGGTCTACGCCCTCTCGATGTTCTTTACGGCGCTGGTGGTCTACCTCGCCATGCGCTGGAGCGACGAAGCTGCTGCTGAGGAACGCCTCCTCGCCGGTGGTCGCCACCCGTTTGGCCTTAGCGCGAACCGCTACCTGGTTCTGATCGCCTATTTCTTCGGGCTCGCTATTGGCGTTCACCTGCTGAACCTGCTGGCGTTCTTCTTCGTCGCACTCATCATCTTCTTTACCGAGTACGACCAGCCGGAGTGGGACTCGGGTAAACGCTTGAAGATGATCCTTGTGACGGGCGTGGTCGCGTCGATCGTCTTCTTTACGATCTACCCCGGCGTCATTCTCTACGTGCCGAAGTTCATCGGTGCCGTTGGCTCGCCGCTGATTGCCGTTTTCCTGCTCGTGGCCCTTGTCCTCGGTGGTCTCTACGTGACGCACAAACGGCAGATGCAGGTCGCTAACATCGCGCTTCTCTGCCTCACGGTCATCCTGGTCGGGTATTCGTCGTACGCGCTCATTTTCATTCGCAGCGCGACCGAGCCGAACATTGACCTGAATGATCCGGACACACCCGAACGGTTCGTCTCGTATCTCGAACGCGAACAGTATGGGTCAACGCCTCTTCTGAAGGGCATGACCTACGACGACGAAAGTGGGGTTGTCCCGCGCGAAGGAGAAGCCAGCCCGGAGTGGTTTCCCCGACGCCACTCGATCAGTCAATCGCACTGGCGCGTGTACGATCGGTATGATTCCGACTGGGAGTTTTTCTGGGAATACCAGGTCGGCCACATGTATGTCCGGTACTTCCTCTGGAACTTTGCGGGCCGGCAGAGCGACGTGCAGGATGCTCCGGCCGTGACGGGTATTTCGTTCGTCGATCCACCGGACACCCAACTTCGCCAGACGCCGAGCGAGAAGGCATCACACAACGTCTACTTTGCCCTTCCTCTTCTTCTCGGGCTGTTTGGTGCATTTTACCACGCAAGCCGCGACTGGCGTCGTGCGTTTAGCGTGTTTACCCTGTTCCTCGTGACGGGGATCGGGATTATCATCTACCTGAACCAGTCGCCCAACCAGCCGCGAGAACGTGACTATGCCTACGTAGCGAGTTTCTTCGCCTTCTCCCTGTGGATCGGAATCGGGGCCGGGGGCATGCTCGAACTCGCGTACGACGCCATCCGGAGCAGCCTGAAGAGCATGCAACGAACAAGCGTGATGACGGGCGTTGCTGCTCTCATCTTCGCCGCGGTACCGCTGTGGATGACGGCCGAAAACTATGACGACCATGATCGCTCCGGCAACTTCGTGGCGCGTGATTACGCGTACAACATGCTAAACAGCGTCGCGGAGAACGGCGTTCTGTTCACGAACGGCGACAACGACACGTATCCGCTCTGGTACATGCAGGAAGTTGAAGGTATTCGTACCGATGTCCGGGTGGCGAACCTGTCGTTGCTGAACACCGACTGGTACGTCAAGCAAATGAAGAACGAGCAGGCGTACAAGTCCGAACCGCTACCGATTTCCATGTCGGAGCAGCAGATCAACAACCTGCGCCCGACGCGCTTTGAACCACGACGCGTGCAGATCCCTGTTCAGGCGGATGCAGCGGATCAATTCAGTGACGTCTACCTCGCGGAGCGGACGACCGACTCCCTCTCCATTCAGCGTCCGATGTCGTGGCGGCTTGAGGGGCGGGCCTACGGCCGAGATGTCCGGGTTCTGCAAGTAGCCGACCTTGTCGCCTACAACATGATTCGGACGGCGGCAGAGGACGGCTGGAATCGCCCGATCTACTTCGCAACGACGGTTGCGCGCGATGGCACGTTGAACCTCGACCCCTTCTTCCAGCTCGAAGGACAGGCCAACCGGGTCGTACCGATTCGTAGCGATGCGGCGATCGGCCGAGCAGTGCCCGGGCTGACCGAGGAGCGCATGAACGCGTTCCGCTTCACAAACCTCTCGGATCCGGACCTGTATCTGAATGAAAATGCGCGTCGCATGATTGACGGATACCGGATTAGCTTCTCCCAGGCTGGAGAACAGCTTGCCCGCCAGGGCTACCCGGACCGGGCTCGCAACCTCCTCGGTACCTTCCTAGACCAGGTGCCCTTCTCCACCGTTGCGGGCGACATCCAGACGTTCGTCCTGATGGCCCGAGCCCTCGAGGTGGCTGGCGACATGGACCGAACGATCCGGGTGATGCAGGAGTCCGAACCCGTCGTACTACACGAGGTGCGACAGGGATCGCGCCGCTCCATGACCTACGCGCTCCAGTATGCCGGTTCGATCCGTGGAGCATACCGGGACGCCGGCATGGAGGAAGCACTCGCGTCGTTTGACAGCGAACTCGAGCAAGCACTCTCTGACGCCAACGTGGCCCTATCCGATCGCCAACGCCAGATGCTTGGACTTGCAGGATCTGGCGACACGAATGGAATGCCACCTGAGATGCTGCAACCGGAAGGCGCTCAGCCGAATGTCGCCCCTCCAACAGAGAACCAGAATGGAGGTGGCGGTAGGCCATAA
- a CDS encoding cytochrome C oxidase subunit IV family protein, giving the protein MSHESHHIIPFKTLATVFASLIGLTVLTVVAAQLPLGPLDMPVAILIAVVKASLVVMFFMALKYDKPVNSLTFSVGTLFVVIFITFTLFDTAFRGDLGDVSAETVDEITQQETEASERQKTFSAEQMAVSPADYEALRNGESSDTSAASDTTASDTTETTE; this is encoded by the coding sequence ATGTCGCACGAATCGCATCACATCATCCCCTTCAAGACCCTCGCCACGGTCTTTGCATCTCTGATTGGTCTGACTGTGCTCACAGTCGTTGCCGCTCAGTTGCCTCTTGGCCCGCTCGACATGCCGGTGGCTATTCTGATTGCGGTGGTTAAGGCTTCGCTCGTCGTGATGTTCTTCATGGCGCTGAAGTACGATAAGCCGGTCAACTCCCTGACGTTTTCCGTTGGGACGCTCTTCGTCGTGATCTTTATCACGTTTACGCTCTTCGATACTGCGTTTCGTGGGGATCTAGGCGACGTATCCGCCGAAACGGTGGACGAGATCACACAGCAGGAGACCGAAGCGAGTGAGCGGCAGAAGACGTTTTCTGCCGAGCAGATGGCCGTCAGTCCTGCAGACTACGAGGCGCTTCGCAACGGTGAGTCTTCTGACACGTCGGCTGCCTCGGATACGACGGCATCCGATACCACAGAGACGACCGAGTAA
- a CDS encoding TlpA family protein disulfide reductase — MSAPAPTDAEKAVREMLKEDGVNVVHFWAPWCSNAKNELESGWGDLVRNNPDIDFVFISIWNDGESGASVLDQYDIPDRVTTLTLPDTGSSDNEDLRRRQFLGLPFTWSPSTWIFHQNGELAFAMNYGEMQMSTIQQLIDNTQADW; from the coding sequence ATGTCCGCACCGGCACCGACCGACGCGGAAAAGGCGGTTCGCGAAATGCTAAAGGAGGACGGCGTAAACGTCGTTCATTTCTGGGCGCCGTGGTGCTCGAACGCCAAAAACGAACTCGAATCTGGCTGGGGCGATCTCGTCCGTAATAATCCGGACATTGACTTCGTATTTATCAGCATCTGGAACGATGGGGAAAGCGGCGCATCCGTTCTCGATCAGTACGATATCCCCGACCGCGTGACGACACTTACGTTGCCCGACACCGGTTCGAGTGACAACGAGGACCTGCGCCGCCGTCAATTTCTCGGCCTCCCGTTCACGTGGAGCCCGTCGACGTGGATCTTTCACCAGAATGGTGAGCTCGCCTTCGCTATGAACTACGGCGAGATGCAGATGTCGACCATCCAGCAGCTTATCGACAATACGCAGGCTGACTGGTAA
- the ybeY gene encoding rRNA maturation RNase YbeY, translating into MSDAPSYAEPVSIVVDHDDRTVDTESLTDLVHAVVNGEGKSIRHVSIVCADHQTVRRLNREYLDHDYNTDVLSFSLADPAESALEGEVYIDLDTAAERHEEFGSTYETEVGRYVAHGVLHLAGYDDATDEEKQRMHELEDLYLRQAGWSPESDGRS; encoded by the coding sequence ATGTCCGACGCCCCATCGTATGCCGAGCCCGTTTCTATTGTCGTCGATCATGATGACCGTACGGTTGACACGGAGTCACTCACCGACCTCGTTCATGCGGTCGTGAACGGTGAAGGCAAATCCATTCGCCACGTCAGCATCGTTTGTGCTGACCACCAGACGGTGCGCAGACTGAATCGGGAATACCTCGACCACGACTATAACACCGACGTCCTGTCGTTCTCATTGGCCGATCCGGCTGAATCTGCTCTTGAGGGTGAGGTCTACATCGACCTCGACACAGCTGCTGAGAGACATGAGGAGTTTGGTTCGACCTACGAGACGGAGGTCGGGCGCTACGTAGCCCATGGTGTACTTCATCTCGCGGGATACGACGACGCAACCGATGAGGAGAAGCAGCGAATGCACGAACTCGAAGATCTGTATCTTCGGCAGGCCGGATGGTCGCCTGAGTCCGACGGCCGATCGTGA